The following coding sequences are from one Delphinus delphis chromosome 19, mDelDel1.2, whole genome shotgun sequence window:
- the LOC132415138 gene encoding protein SLFN14-like — translation MESLKMDTEMLYPEIIVEVGKVTLGEEKRKKMTNSYLKRTENSKIIQATCALLNSGGGVIKAEIDDKTYSYRFHGLGQDLETSFQKLLPSGSQKYLDYMQQGHNLMIFVKSWSPDVFSLPLRICSLRSNLFQRAVTSTVNLSASSALELLREKQSRAQRGRSKVQELHSQKALDKYIQEEEDMRMCASEFVKKDKLIYKEKLDFSESTHVELKRFTTKKIIPRIKEMLPHYVSAFANTHGGYLIIGVDDKSKEVFGCKREKVNPELLKKEIENCIEKLPTFHFCCEKPKVNFTTKILNVYQKDVLYGHVCVVHVEPFCCVVFTEAPDSWVIRDNSVTRLTAEQWVAMMLDIQSAPSNLAADYSLHLISPASSTRRSPSSPIKVLEFKGALQQRLFPVTQEEIQFKPESLCKKLFSDHKGLEKLMKTQIYPCSQGFVIFSKSWASDIGFRKEQNVLCDALLIAVNSPLVLYTILTDPTWIGGLMYARNTARQLKQKLGTVGGYTGKLCVIPRLIYLPSTQCRPREIPMHYPRAYRLADEDEMENLLQALIMVSLCSRSLLSDQLGCEYFNLLVAEQCELLSESLQETRELFLHCFPGTRKTALAIKIMEKIKDLFHCKPKEILYVCESDALKDFVIQQTTCQAVTRKTFMQGEFSKIKHIVMDETENFCSKYGDWYMKARSITHPKVRGAGSENLHHGILWLFLDPFQVRHADINGLPPPSAQFPRKTITNGIHCALDIAMLMKEEMKRIKENPHPNVSPDTLASFREAAYEEAMCAQALPGVCETETNLTTEEIAKHVAERCHNLFQCGYLPKDIAILCRRGEDRGRYELALLRAMELFETHGAVKVVFSQVSGVLDGHIILDSIQQFSGLERNIVFGLSPEYALSEEVHKLCFASRAIKHLYLLYEKRATF, via the exons ATGGAGAGTCTCAAGATGGATACGGAAATGCTCTATCCTGAGATAATTGTAGAAGTGGGCAAAGTCACtcttggagaagaaaaaaggaagaagatgaCCAATAGCTatttgaaaagaactgagaattcTAAAATCATCCAAGCGACATGTGCACTGTTAAATTCTGGAGGGGGTGTGATCAAAGCAGAGATTGATGATAAAACCTACAGTTACCGATTCCATGGGCTGGGACAGGACCTGGAAACTTCTTTTCAAAAGCTCCTTCCTTCAGGTTCACAGAAATACCTTGACTACATGCAGCAGGGGCACAATCTTATGATTTTTGTGAAGTCCTGGAGCCCAGATGTCTTCAGCCTCCCGCTAAGGATTTGCAGCTTGCGCTCCAATTTATTTCAGAGAGCTGTGACTTCCACCGTCAACTTGAGTGCCAGCAGTGCTCTGGAGCTCCTCCGAGAGAAGCAGTCCAGAGCTCAAAGAGGAAGATCAAAGGTGCAGGAGCTGCATTCTCAGAAAGCTCTTGACAAATACATTCAGGAAGAGGAAGATATGAGGATGTGTGCCTCAGAATTTGTTAAAAAAGATAAACTCATCTATAAGGAGAAACTCGACTTCAGTGAATCCACACATGTCGAGCTTAAAAGGTTCACCACCAAAAAGATCATCCCTCGGATTAAAGAAATGCTGCCCCATTATGTTTCTGCATTTGCCAACACCCATGGGGGATACCTAATTATCGGGGTGGATGATAAGAGCAAAGAAGTGTTTGGATGTAAGAGAGAAAAAGTGAACcctgaattattaaaaaaagaaatagaaaactgcaTAGAAAAATTGCCTACATTCCACTTCTGCTGTGAGAAGCCAAAGGTGAATTTCACTACCAAAATCTTGAATGTGTACCAAAAAGATGTCCTGTATGGTCATGTCTGTGTGGTACACGTGGAGCCCTTCTGCTGTGTAGTATTCACAGAGGCCCCAGATTCCTGGGTCATCAGGGACAATTCTGTCACAAGGCTGACGGCTGAGCAGTGGGTAGCCATGATGCTGGATATTCAATCAG CTCCTTCCAATTTGGCCGCAGACTACAGCCTTCACCTGATTTCACCAGCTTCATCTACACGAAGAAGCCCGTCATCTCCCATCAAAGTCCTGGAATTTAAGGGGGCTCTACAACAACGCTTGTTTCCAG TGACACAGGAAGAGATACAATTTAAACCAGAATCCCTCTGTAAGAAGCTCTTCTCAGATCATAAAGGACTGGAGAAATTAATGAAGACACAGATATATCCTTGTTCTCAGGGGTTTGTGATATTTTCCAAAAGCTGGGCTAGTGACATTGGCTTCAGGAAGGAGCAGAATGTCCTGTGTGATGCTCTCCTAATAGCAGTAAACAGCCCCCTTGTACTCTATACAATCTTAACAGACCCCACTTGGATTGGGGGGCTTATGTACGCCCGGAACACTGCTCGTCAATTAAAGCAGAAACTGGGAACTGTTGGTGGTTACACAGGGAAACTGTGTGTCATCCCAAGGCTGATATACCTGCCCAGCACACAGTGTAGACCACGTGAAATCCCCATGCACTATCCCCGAGCCTACAGGCTTGCTGATGaggatgaaatggaaaatttgTTGCAGGCCCTTATCATGGTCTCACTCTGCTCTCGATCTCTTCTGAGTGACCAGCTGGGCTGCGAATATTTCAATTTGCTTGTAGCAGAGCAGTGCGAGCTGCTTTCAGAGAGCCTTCAGGAGACACGAGAATTGTTCCTCCACTGCTTTCCAGGAACCAGGAAGACTGCCCTGGCCATAAAGATCATGGAGAAAATTAAGGACTTGTTCCACTGCAAGCCCAAAGAGATCCTCTACGTTTGTGAAAGTGACGCCTTAAAGGATTTTGTGAT CCAGCAAACCACCTGCCAAGCTGTGACCCGGAAAACCTTCATGCAAGGGGAATTCTCAAAGATCAAACACATAGTGATGGATGAGACTGAGAATTTCTGCAGTAAATATGGTGACTGGTACATGAAGGCTAGGAGCATCACCCATCCAAAGGTGAGGGGCGCCGGAAGTGAAAATCTTCACCACGGGATTCTCTGGCTTTTTCTGGACCCTTTCCAAGTCCGTCATGCAGATATCAATGGCCTTCCCCCTCCATCTGCTCAGTTTCCTCGAAAAACAATCACCAATGGGATCCACTGTGCTCTGGACATAGCgatgctgatgaaagaagaaatgaagaggatCAAAGAAAATCCTCACCCCAACGTGTCTCCAGACACATTGGCATCATTTAGGGAAGCTGCCTATGAGGAAGCAATGTGCGCTCAGGCTCTGCCTGGGGTGTGTGAGACAGAGACGAACCTGACCACAGAAGAAATTGCAAAACACGTGGCAGAAAGATGTCACAACCTGTTCCAATGTGGATATCTGCCCAAAGATATAGCAATTCTGTGCAGGAGAGGGGAGGACAGAGGACGCTATGAGCTTGCACTACTAAGAGCAATGGAATTATTTGAGACCCACGGAGCAGTGAAGGTCGTGTTCAGCCAGGTCTCTGGTGTTTTGGATGGTCACATCATTTTAGACAGTATTCAGCAGTTTTCAGGCCTGGAGAGGAATATTGTGTTTGGGCTCAGTCCGGAATATGCCCTGTCAGAGGAAGTTCATAAGCTCTGTTTTGCCTCGAGAGCCATTAAACACCTTTACCTGCTTTAtgaaaagagggcaaccttctga